A region from the Bacteroidales bacterium genome encodes:
- the rplP gene encoding 50S ribosomal protein L16, with amino-acid sequence MLQPKKTKYRKQQKGRMKGNAKCGYTLDFGSFGIKTLETSFITSRQIEAARIAVTRFMKREGQTWVRIFPDKPITKKPAEVRMGKGKGGIEYYVARVTPGRIIIEADGVTMNVAKEALRLAAQKLPIKTKFVVRRDYVEEKIKI; translated from the coding sequence ATGTTACAACCAAAAAAAACAAAATACAGGAAGCAGCAAAAAGGCAGGATGAAAGGTAATGCAAAGTGCGGTTATACGCTTGACTTTGGTTCATTCGGAATAAAAACCCTGGAAACATCATTTATCACAAGCAGGCAAATTGAAGCAGCACGAATTGCAGTTACCCGCTTCATGAAACGTGAAGGTCAGACATGGGTGAGAATTTTTCCTGATAAACCGATAACAAAAAAACCTGCTGAAGTTCGTATGGGAAAAGGTAAAGGCGGAATAGAATACTATGTTGCACGTGTTACACCCGGAAGAATTATTATTGAAGCCGACGGAGTTACAATGAATGTGGCAAAAGAAGCACTAAGGCTTGCAGCACAGAAACTGCCTATAAAAACAAAATTTGTTGTAAGAAGAGATTATGTTGAAGAAAAAATTAAAATATAA
- the rpsS gene encoding 30S ribosomal protein S19: protein MSRSLKKGPFIDPKLEKKILAIHDSKKKTAVKTWSRRTMISPEFVGHTIAVHNGNKFIPVYVTENMVGHKLGEFAPTRIFRGHTGNKDKAVTEEAK from the coding sequence ATGAGTCGTTCACTAAAAAAAGGACCGTTTATTGACCCAAAACTCGAAAAAAAGATTTTGGCAATTCATGATTCCAAGAAAAAAACTGCTGTTAAAACATGGTCTAGACGAACAATGATTTCGCCAGAATTTGTCGGTCACACAATTGCTGTGCATAACGGAAATAAATTCATTCCTGTTTATGTTACTGAAAACATGGTTGGACATAAACTTGGCGAATTCGCACCAACTAGAATATTCAGAGGTCATACAGGCAACAAAGATAAAGCTGTAACAGAAGAAGCAAAATAA
- the rplV gene encoding 50S ribosomal protein L22, giving the protein MGSRKRNSAEIRKAEKKATCIAKLNNCPTSPRKMRLVTDLIKGKNVEQALNILKFSTKEASNRLEKLLVSAISNWKNKNEGKRIEDNNLYVKEVFVDGGRMLKRLRPAPQGRGYRVRKRSNHITIILDSINEQQEEQNIQ; this is encoded by the coding sequence ATGGGTTCCAGAAAGCGAAATAGCGCAGAGATAAGAAAAGCTGAAAAGAAAGCTACTTGTATTGCAAAATTGAACAATTGTCCTACATCACCAAGAAAGATGAGGTTAGTAACCGATTTGATTAAAGGCAAAAATGTTGAACAGGCATTGAACATTCTTAAATTTTCAACAAAAGAAGCTTCAAACCGACTGGAAAAATTGTTGGTATCGGCAATTTCTAACTGGAAAAATAAAAACGAAGGAAAAAGAATTGAAGACAACAACCTTTATGTAAAAGAAGTTTTTGTTGATGGCGGTAGAATGCTTAAAAGATTGAGACCTGCTCCACAAGGACGTGGCTATAGAGTAAGAAAACGCTCAAATCATATAACTATAATTTTAGACAGTATTAACGAACAACAAGAAGAACAAAATATTCAATAA
- the rpmC gene encoding 50S ribosomal protein L29 gives MKNAVIKELSTPELIERIEDEEGQLLKMKLNHAVSALENPMKISYAKKTIARLKTEHRRRQL, from the coding sequence ATGAAAAACGCGGTAATAAAAGAATTGTCAACCCCTGAACTCATCGAAAGAATTGAAGATGAAGAAGGACAATTGCTGAAAATGAAGCTTAATCATGCTGTCTCGGCATTGGAAAACCCAATGAAAATCAGCTACGCAAAGAAAACTATTGCCAGACTGAAAACCGAACACAGGAGAAGACAGTTATAA
- the rplW gene encoding 50S ribosomal protein L23 → MKSILIKPLVTEKMTGISEKLHRYGFIVDKEANKIQIKSEVEKLYSVTVSSVNTARYNGKARSRQTKKGLVAGRTNSFKKAFVTLAKGETIDFFSNI, encoded by the coding sequence ATGAAAAGTATATTGATAAAACCACTCGTTACGGAAAAAATGACAGGTATTAGCGAAAAGCTTCACCGTTATGGTTTTATTGTTGACAAAGAAGCAAATAAAATTCAAATAAAAAGTGAAGTTGAAAAACTTTATAGCGTAACGGTTAGTTCTGTGAATACGGCGAGATATAACGGAAAAGCAAGAAGCAGGCAAACAAAAAAAGGGCTTGTTGCAGGCAGAACAAATTCGTTTAAAAAAGCTTTTGTTACATTGGCAAAAGGTGAAACAATTGATTTCTTTAGTAATATTTGA
- the rpsC gene encoding 30S ribosomal protein S3 translates to MGQKANPIGNRLGIIKGWDSNWYGGRSFASKLVEDFKIRQYLNVRLAKAGISKIIIERTLKLITITINTARPGIIIGKGGQEVDKLKEELKKLTKKDIQINIFEIKRPELDAVIVSSTVARQIEGRIAYRRAIKTAMASAIRMGAEGIKFVISGRVGGVEIARTEQYKEGRIPLHTLRADIDYHMSEAHTTYGRIGVKVWICRGEVFGKRDLSQNIGLTMQKGQQGQGQGQNKFHKKRRNDYNK, encoded by the coding sequence ATGGGACAAAAAGCAAATCCGATTGGCAACCGATTGGGAATAATAAAAGGTTGGGATTCTAACTGGTATGGTGGTAGAAGCTTTGCAAGTAAACTTGTTGAAGATTTTAAAATCAGACAATACCTTAATGTAAGATTGGCAAAAGCAGGAATTTCAAAAATAATAATTGAAAGAACCTTAAAGCTCATCACAATAACCATTAATACTGCTCGTCCGGGTATAATTATAGGTAAAGGCGGACAGGAAGTTGATAAGCTTAAAGAAGAATTAAAAAAACTTACAAAAAAAGATATTCAGATAAATATTTTTGAAATAAAAAGACCTGAACTCGATGCAGTAATTGTTAGCAGCACCGTTGCGCGTCAGATTGAAGGCAGAATAGCATATCGCAGAGCCATTAAAACTGCGATGGCATCTGCAATAAGAATGGGAGCAGAAGGAATAAAATTTGTTATTTCGGGTCGTGTCGGAGGTGTTGAAATTGCGCGTACCGAACAATATAAAGAAGGAAGAATTCCTTTACACACACTGAGAGCAGACATTGATTACCACATGTCCGAAGCTCATACTACTTATGGAAGAATAGGAGTGAAAGTTTGGATATGCAGAGGCGAAGTATTTGGAAAACGCGATTTGTCACAAAATATAGGACTTACAATGCAGAAAGGACAACAAGGTCAAGGACAAGGTCAAAATAAATTTCACAAGAAAAGGAGAAATGATTATAACAAATGA
- the rplB gene encoding 50S ribosomal protein L2 translates to MALKKLKPVTAGQRFKIVNAFDEITKAKPEKSLIAPFKSTGGRNDSGKMTMRYIGGGHKKRFRIIDSKRDKEGIPATVKSIEYDPNRTANVALLAYNDGEKRYIVAPLGLKVGQKLLSGKGIAPEIGNTLFLDEIPFGTIIHNVELKPGRGACIARSAGSYAQLTSREGKYSLIKLPSGETRMILNTCKATIGTVSNADHNLERSGKAGRTRWLGRRPRNRGVAMNPVDHPMGGGEGKASGGHPRSRKGLPSKGYKTRALKKSSNKYIIEKRKK, encoded by the coding sequence ATGGCGTTAAAAAAATTAAAACCGGTAACAGCAGGACAAAGATTCAAAATTGTCAATGCATTTGATGAAATTACAAAAGCTAAACCAGAAAAGAGTTTAATAGCTCCGTTCAAAAGTACTGGCGGCAGAAATGATAGCGGTAAAATGACCATGCGTTACATCGGTGGCGGCCATAAAAAAAGATTCAGGATTATTGACTCTAAAAGAGATAAAGAAGGAATTCCGGCAACAGTAAAATCAATAGAATATGACCCGAACAGAACTGCAAATGTTGCATTACTTGCTTATAACGACGGCGAAAAAAGATATATTGTAGCTCCTTTGGGATTGAAAGTAGGACAAAAATTATTGTCAGGAAAAGGCATTGCACCTGAAATTGGAAATACTTTATTTCTCGATGAAATACCATTCGGTACAATTATTCATAATGTAGAATTAAAACCGGGACGTGGTGCTTGCATAGCAAGAAGCGCAGGTTCTTATGCACAACTCACTTCAAGGGAAGGTAAATACTCATTAATCAAATTACCTTCAGGTGAAACGAGAATGATACTGAACACATGTAAAGCTACAATAGGAACTGTATCGAATGCCGACCACAATCTCGAAAGGTCAGGAAAAGCAGGCAGAACAAGATGGCTCGGCAGAAGACCACGAAACAGAGGTGTTGCAATGAATCCTGTTGACCACCCAATGGGCGGTGGTGAAGGTAAAGCTTCCGGCGGACATCCGCGTTCAAGAAAAGGATTGCCGTCAAAAGGTTATAAAACCAGAGCATTGAAAAAATCATCAAACAAATATATAATCGAAAAAAGAAAGAAATAA
- the rplC gene encoding 50S ribosomal protein L3: MPGIIGKKIGMTSIYSAEGKSLPCTIIEAGPCVVTQVRTKETDGYEAVQLAFDERKEKNTPAAMKGHFKKAGTTPKKKLVEFNGFPETTKLGDTVTVDIFKENEWIEVIGISKGMGFQGVIKRHGFSGVGGATHGQHDRLRAPGSVGASSFPSRVFKGMRMAGRTGGDRVKIQNITVLKIIPEKNTIVVKGSVPGAKNSYLILEK; the protein is encoded by the coding sequence ATGCCAGGAATAATTGGAAAGAAAATCGGAATGACCAGTATATACAGTGCCGAGGGTAAGAGTTTGCCATGCACAATTATTGAAGCTGGTCCTTGCGTTGTTACACAAGTGCGAACTAAAGAAACAGATGGCTACGAAGCGGTTCAACTTGCTTTCGACGAAAGAAAAGAAAAAAATACACCTGCTGCAATGAAAGGCCATTTTAAAAAAGCAGGTACAACCCCGAAAAAGAAACTTGTCGAATTCAATGGCTTTCCCGAAACCACAAAATTGGGAGATACCGTTACCGTTGATATTTTTAAAGAAAACGAATGGATTGAAGTAATAGGTATTTCCAAAGGCATGGGATTTCAGGGTGTGATAAAACGACACGGGTTCAGTGGTGTGGGTGGAGCAACACACGGACAGCATGATAGATTAAGAGCACCCGGTTCAGTTGGCGCATCTTCATTTCCCTCAAGAGTTTTTAAGGGAATGAGAATGGCAGGCAGAACAGGTGGGGACAGAGTAAAAATTCAAAACATCACAGTGCTCAAAATCATACCGGAAAAAAACACTATTGTTGTTAAAGGTTCTGTTCCGGGAGCAAAAAATTCATACTTAATTTTAGAAAAGTAA
- the rplD gene encoding 50S ribosomal protein L4 encodes MEQLVYNISGSETSKKVQLDDSIFGIEPNDHCIYLDVKQHLANKRQGTHKAKERGEVSGSTRKIKKQKGTGGARAGDIKNPLFRGGGRIFGPRPRDYNFKLNKKIKKLARKSALSYKAKENNIIVLEDFIFSEPKTKQNVELLKNLNISDKKTLLVLAEPNKNVSLSSRNLKKIRVVDASDINTYDILNAAKLLLVESSIKVIEDNLKN; translated from the coding sequence ATGGAACAACTAGTATATAATATATCGGGAAGCGAAACTTCAAAAAAAGTTCAATTAGATGATAGTATTTTCGGAATTGAACCAAACGACCATTGCATTTACCTTGATGTAAAGCAACATCTGGCAAACAAAAGACAGGGAACCCATAAGGCAAAGGAAAGAGGCGAAGTTTCGGGAAGTACAAGAAAAATAAAAAAACAAAAAGGTACAGGCGGTGCGCGTGCCGGAGATATTAAAAATCCTTTGTTCCGTGGTGGAGGTCGTATTTTCGGACCTCGTCCGCGTGACTATAATTTTAAATTAAATAAAAAAATTAAAAAACTTGCACGCAAATCGGCATTGAGTTATAAAGCAAAAGAAAATAATATAATAGTTCTCGAAGACTTTATTTTCAGCGAACCAAAGACAAAACAGAATGTTGAACTTCTGAAGAATTTGAACATTTCTGATAAAAAAACGCTTTTAGTGCTTGCAGAACCAAATAAAAATGTATCTTTGTCGTCCCGAAATTTGAAAAAAATCAGGGTGGTAGATGCATCAGACATCAATACTTATGACATTCTGAATGCTGCTAAGTTGTTATTAGTTGAAAGTTCTATTAAAGTAATTGAAGATAATTTGAAAAATTAA
- the rpsQ gene encoding 30S ribosomal protein S17, whose protein sequence is MEKRNLRKQLIGVVTSNKMQKTIVVAVERKMKHPKYGKFIKKTSKFYAHDEKNECNIGDRVLLMETRPLSKNKCWRLVEIIESAK, encoded by the coding sequence ATGGAAAAAAGAAATTTAAGAAAACAATTAATAGGTGTTGTTACCAGCAATAAGATGCAGAAAACAATTGTTGTTGCTGTTGAAAGAAAAATGAAACATCCGAAATACGGTAAATTTATAAAGAAAACATCAAAGTTCTATGCTCATGATGAGAAAAACGAATGCAATATCGGTGATAGAGTATTGTTAATGGAAACTCGTCCTCTGAGTAAAAATAAATGCTGGCGTTTAGTAGAAATTATTGAAAGTGCAAAATAA
- the rplN gene encoding 50S ribosomal protein L14: MIQQESRLIVADNSGAKEVLCIRVLGGTRKKYASVGDRIIVTVKDALPSGNTKRGTVSTAVIVRTNKEIRRADGSYIRFDDNAVVLLTPTDELRGTRIFGPVARELREKQYMKIISLAPEVL; the protein is encoded by the coding sequence ATGATACAACAGGAATCTAGATTAATAGTTGCTGATAACAGTGGTGCAAAAGAAGTACTTTGTATAAGAGTACTCGGCGGCACAAGAAAAAAATATGCCTCAGTTGGCGATAGAATTATCGTTACAGTAAAAGACGCTTTACCATCAGGAAATACCAAAAGGGGTACTGTATCAACCGCTGTAATTGTGAGAACAAACAAAGAAATCAGAAGAGCAGATGGTTCTTATATTCGTTTCGACGATAATGCAGTCGTTCTTCTTACTCCAACTGATGAATTGAGAGGCACCCGTATCTTTGGTCCTGTTGCAAGGGAATTAAGAGAAAAACAGTATATGAAAATTATTTCTTTGGCACCAGAAGTTTTGTAA